Proteins encoded in a region of the Hyphomicrobiales bacterium genome:
- a CDS encoding SCO family protein, which produces MRSLLLGGVMIGLAALSFSAVISLDPSENLTVAQSKSLETVAVVEPEEQSVESKPANVESSVESQLAKVDSQLPQGFSPFGENIGGTFDLIDHFGDPKQLEDYRGKHVMIFFGYANCLAICSAALPLMADTIDLLGDVGKEKLVPLMITVDPKNDTPSFMREKLAEYHASLIGMTGSDGALADVRKKFQVRTEYVGEDIDGNAIYNHGSFIYLLGPDGKFQTLVPPILGPPQMAEIINKYLTKTDG; this is translated from the coding sequence TTGAGATCACTTCTTCTAGGGGGCGTTATGATTGGACTTGCCGCGCTGAGCTTCAGCGCGGTTATTTCGCTTGATCCGAGTGAAAACCTTACTGTTGCACAATCCAAATCACTTGAAACTGTGGCCGTGGTTGAGCCTGAAGAGCAATCAGTGGAATCTAAGCCTGCCAATGTGGAATCCAGTGTGGAATCACAATTGGCCAAGGTTGACTCTCAATTGCCACAAGGTTTTTCACCCTTTGGTGAAAATATTGGTGGTACTTTCGATCTGATCGATCACTTTGGTGATCCAAAGCAGCTTGAAGATTATCGCGGCAAGCATGTGATGATATTCTTTGGCTATGCCAATTGCCTTGCAATTTGTTCTGCGGCTTTGCCTCTCATGGCAGATACGATTGATCTATTGGGGGATGTGGGTAAAGAAAAACTGGTGCCACTAATGATTACGGTGGACCCTAAAAACGATACACCGAGCTTCATGCGCGAAAAGCTGGCCGAATATCATGCCTCACTTATTGGTATGACTGGCTCTGATGGCGCGCTTGCGGATGTTCGTAAAAAGTTTCAGGTGCGCACAGAATATGTGGGTGAAGATATTGATGGTAATGCGATTTATAATCACGGCAGCTTCATCTATCTTTTGGGGCCGGATGGAAAATTCCAAACCTTGGTTCCGCCCATTCTTGGTCCGCCTCAAATGGCTGAAATTATCAATAAATACCTGACAAAAACGGATGGTTGA